Below is a window of Equus quagga isolate Etosha38 chromosome 4, UCLA_HA_Equagga_1.0, whole genome shotgun sequence DNA.
AGTTTTAAAACTTCTAGGAGACAATTATGTATCATTCAATCCATTCCCTACAGAGAAAAGTTTTTGTATAATAATAGCTTTTAAATCCAATCTATTTTATGTGACCCTGCTCCAAAGAAgtaaattcaacaaatttttatggagcacttactatATCTGTAAGGCACAACATgaacacagagatgaaaaagcCAGTTTTTGTTCTTCAGACTTCACAAGCTAGCAGATCAAGATGGAGTTTTATGTGTTTGACGTAGTGTTAGTTTTATAATGTAGTCAAGTTTCCTAAGTAATTAACGATTATTGAAAGTACTACTTATTGAAAAAGCCATTCTGTCTTTAGTGAGCAGAAATGCCACGCTCATCACAAACTTAATAGTTATATAGACAAAGatttgtattttgactttttattttgttctatagTCTGGCTTCTCAACattgcatatttaaatttttttatggcTTTATAGTCTTTCAATCTTTCAATGTCCAGCAGTTCACaatattattcctttaaaaaaattattgactattcttaactgtttattttttcagatcaGAAGTTTTCAAACTATGTATGGCAGAGCCCTCTGGTTCCAAAGACGTGCCAGCTTTGGCGAAGAAAGGGGGCTTTGATCACGAGGAGAGGCCAATCAGGCAGGGCTCTGGGTACCCCCACCTCTGTTTCTTCAAACAGAATAGCTTAGATTTTTATCAGTTTCATACACCAGTAACAAACCATATGGTTAAAAAACcataattttcagaaaaggacACCAATTACATTATTGATAAGTGATGTAgtttctaggaataaatctacCAAAATACAAGCTAAActtgtatgtagaaaattataaaactttacaacagcattaaaagagacttaagtaaatggagagatatacatAGTGATTTTTAGAAACACTTAATATTGTACATATATCTCCCCCCAGCCCTTGACACCTGTCACTGagctatagatttaatgcaatggTGTCCTTAAGCCCAACAGGTTTTTTGCATGAAATTTGTCAAGTTGATTTTAATATTtacgtggaagataaaaaagGCCAAGAATGTCTGAGACACTTCTGAAAAAGgataaggagaagagattagtCCTCTATATattaagatttattataaagttatagtaattaaaGCTGTTTTCAGCATAGCATAGACAAATTAATAACCAATGCAATAGAATAAAGAGCCTAGAAAAAGAAACCTGCATATGtggaaatttaatatatgatGGAGGTGGCATGGCAGGTCAATGGGGAAATGGAGCTAGGACAATTGGTTATCTATATGGGGAAGAAATTGGACCCCCATCTCATAGCATGTATAAAAATTTCTATTCTACGTAAAGAACTTgaacatcaaaagcaaaaattttataCTCATATGAAAATaaggataaatatatattctGACATCAGAGTACTGAGTATTCTTAAagcaaaaagataataaaataattataaatgattaGTCACAAAATGACAATCATTaagataaattttgataaattccactatattaaaattaaaatttctattcattAAGCATCTTTAATGTGAAAAGACAAGATACAAATTGGTAGATGATATTTGCAAAAATATCAACCAATAAAGGAAGAGTGTtaagaacatataaagaactcctgcagataaagaaaaagacaaacaatagaaaaatacatgCACAATATAAATAGACACTTCACAGGCAAAGAAAGATATatgatcaataaatatataaagagatgcTCAACTTGCACTTCtatttagggaaatgcaaatcaagaccacagtgagataacattttattgtggtaaaataaacataatataaaatttaccattttaaccattttaaagtgtacaatgcagtggcattaagtatactCACAATATTGAACAATGATCATCACTACCtagctccagaactttttcatcaccccaataATAAGACCTAGATCTTTTAAGCATTCACTCTCCATTCCAACTTTGCTTCAGctgctggcaaccactaatctcctttctgtctctatgcatttttCATTCTGGatacttcatgtaaatggaatctaCAATATCTGGCCTTTTgtctctttcacttagcatactgttttaaagttttatccaCGTGgtggcatgtatcagaacttcattcctttttatggctgaataatattccattgtatgtatatactacatttgtttatccattcatcagatgacagacattttcatcatttccaccctttggctattgtgaatagtgatTCTGTGAACATCAGTGAGATAACATTTTATCCTTATTTGACTGGCAGAAAATTAAGAAGTAGATAATATCAAGCATTGGAGAGACCTCTTCAAGGTTATGTTCTGGATGGGGATGTAAATTTGTTTAACCATGTTGGAAAACAACTTGTCATTATCTTGTGATATTGAACATCCACATcctctatgatccagcaatatcCCTCCTAGATGTACATCCAAGAGAAACTTTAGCATATAAGCACCAGGAGATATTTACAAGAAAGTTAATAGCAGTACTGTTCCTAAGAGCAAGCAACTTGAACCACTCAAATGTGCGTGAACTGCCGTTTCTGTCAAGAAGTTCTGctataaagggaaggaaagaaatgcagCAGTAGTGggtgttgagaatttttttctttttaaggtgggataaaaaaataacatgtttgtttgctgaggaacTGATTCAAGGAAGATGGCTGGGGCGGgcctcggggtgggggtgggataaggtgggagggggaagagaaTTGCTGGAGAACCTGATTTCTCAGGCATTTGTCCTGGATTTGTTTCCTAGTTCTGGAGGGTGCTTCACATGTCCTCCAGTTTTAAGTTTTACCTTTCACTTGCCCTTAAACTGCAGGACCAAATAGAACACATCAACTAGGTACCTGAAGGTTATTTGTTGTACCTAGTGTAACTCCTAGAGAAAATTTGACTGGCCCGCTTTCCATATCACCACAGAAATCAGATCCATGCACCTCCATTCATAAATTATTACACAGCAGCCAAATGAATTAACTAGAATTACaggcaaaaacatggatgaatcttagcaACAAAATGTTGAGTGGAAAAGGCAGGTGGAAGAAGACTACATGTAGTATGATAccctttttcagaatgtttaaataaaaattaatttgtgttCCTTAGACATACTGTATATGTGATAACACAAATGTAAAAGTTCAAAATTCAGGACAATGATCACCTttgggaggaagacaggaaggcaAGGGGAAAAAAGCTCACAGATCTAAATCACTGGTAATCTCCtgattcagtggttctcaaactttagtgtgcatcagaatcacctgcagagctCATTAAAACCTGGCGTGCTGGGTCCTatcctagagtttctgattcactgGATGGAAGCATGGGGCCTAagaatatgcatttctaacaaggttcCAGGTGCTGCTAATGCTGCTCTTCTGGGACCACACTTACTTAGACAACCACTTCTAGTTCTTAGGTTGGGTTGTGGATTCACAGAtgtttcattccattttcttacTAAATGAGTATAGTATTTAaattaatgggggaaaaaaaaaagatggccaGTCATAGACCAAAGATGAGTGTGTCATGAAGCAAGGATTAATATTAGTCCAATTCTGGGATCCCGAGGCAAGATCCAGGGTTCCGTCGCTAAAAGCAAACTTGAAAAACACTCCTGTAGAAGAACTTTAACagcatcttaaaagaaaattactacTGACTACTGCAAGAAGTAAATTTGAAGATTAATCCTTATGCGCACAGAGACAGCATATTGCGTTCCACCTCCGTGGATCGGAGTAATCTTTGGCACATCACAAATCTATCTCTTTTATTGATTCAACAAAAATTGAGTGTGTTTAGAGAAAAGACTTCTCTTACTTTTTCAGTTCTTATTCTTCCCTCAAGTGCTCTAtataattatttctctctctccctccttccagattTATTGCGTCCACTAGGTTCTGAGATAAAATTTAGATATTTCAGATCCCTCCGTTGACCAAGGTACACGTAGGAGGCACACTCATTGTCCTGCAATATGCCCGCCACTGACTGAGGTTTGAGAAATGCCTGAAGATAAAATTCTCGCTCACAAGCCTAGAGAGGAAAACAGatgcataaatataaaatcacaacCCAAAATAGGACCCAGAGATATTGTAGAAAGATGAAGATTTATGTGCTTCCATGACCTCTCCCAAGCCCACAGCCTTGCAGCTGTCTTTCTCGCGCGTCCTCAAGTCCCATACCAGCGAGGCCGGTGGAGGGAGGAGGTGCCGGCGGGGCTGCAGGGGGCGGGGCAGGCGGGGCAGCGGAGGGAGCAGTTGCTGGAGGGATGCCAGAGGGCGGGGCAGCCAGGGCAGCGGGGGGAGGAGGCGCGGGCGGAGCGGCAGGGGGCGGGGCGACCGGGACAGCGCGGGGAGTCGTGGGCGGGgcggcagggggcggggcggcaGGGGCCGAACCTCATTGGCTTTCCGACCGGAAGCGGCGTGCGGCCGGCTGCGCATGCGCCCCTCACATGTGCTTTCAGAACGCCCCAGCCGCTGCTTCGGCTCGGCAGGCATCATGCTGCGAATCTCTCTCTTGCGGCTACTAGGACGTACAGGGCTAAGTAGGGGTCTGTGCCTACAGGACTCGAGGCTACGCCACTACAGTTCATGTCCTCTCGGTGCCCGCGACGATGCCCAGGACGCGCGCGCCTACTTCACAACACCTATTTTCTACGTGAACGCGGCGCCGCACATCGGACACCTGTACTCGGCGCTACTAGCGGATGCCCTGTGCCGCTACCGTCGCCTCCGAGTTCCCAGCGCCGCCGCCACGCGCTTCTCCACCGGTACCGACGAGCACGGCCTGAAGATTCAGCAGGCGGCAGCCACTGCAGGCCTGGCCCCAGCCGAGCTGTGCGACCAAGTCTCTGCCCAGTTCCAGCAGCTTTTCCGGGAGGCTAGCATCTCCTCCACGGACTTCATCCGCACCACCGAGGCCCGGCATCGGGTGGCTGTGCAGCACTTCTGGGGGGTGCTGAAAGCTCGGGGTCTGCTCTACAAGGGGCTCTATGAAGGTTGGTATTGCGCCTCCGACGAGTGCTTCCTGCCTGAGGCCAAGGTCACCCGGCAGCCGGGCCCGTCGGGGGACTTGTGTCCTGTCTCTCTCGAGAGCGGGCATCCCGTCTCCTGGACCAAGGAAGAAAACTACATTTTCAGGCTTTCCCAGTTTCGGGAGCCGCTCCAGCGGTGGCTACGGGGCGACCCTCGGGCGATCACCCCCGAGCCATTCCATCACGCAGTCCTTCAGTGGCTAGAGGAGGAGCTGCCGGACCTGTCCGTCTCTCGCAGGAGTAGCCACTTGCACTGGGGTATTCCGGTGCCCGGGGACGATTCGCAGACCATCTACGTTTGGCTGGATGCGTTGGTCAACTACCTTACTGTAATCGGCTACCCAAATGCTGAGTTTAAATCTTGGTGGCCGACCACCTCTCATATCATAGGCAAGGACATTCTCAAATTCCATGCTATCTATTGGCCTGCCCTCCTCTTAGGGGCTGGCATGAGCCCACCACACCGCATCTATGTCCACTCTCACTGGACGGTCTGTGGCCAAAAGATGTCTAAGAGCTTGGGCAACGTGGTGGATCCTAGGTCTTGCCTTGACCGCTATACTGTGGACGGTTTCCGCTACTTTCTCCTTCGGCAGGGCGTCCCCCACTGGGACTGTGATTACTATGATGAAAAGGTGGTTAAATTGCTAGACTCTGAGCTGGCAGATGCTTTGGGAGGTCTCTTGAATCGATGCACTGCCAAAAGGATAAATCCTTCCGGGACCTACCCGGCCTTCTGCACTACCTGCTTTCCCAGTGAGCCAGGGTTGGTGGGGCCATCAGTTCGTGCTCAGGCAGAGGACTATGCTCTTGTGAGTGCAGTGGCCACTTTGCCCAAGCAGGTAGCAGACCACTATGATAACTTTCAGATCTATAAGGCTCTGGAGGCAGTGTCCAGCTGTGTCCGGCAAACTAATGGCTTTGTCCAAAGGCATGCACCGTGGAAGTTAAATTGGCAGAGCCCAGTGGATGCTCCCTGGCTGGGTACTGTGCTTCATGTGGCCTTGGAATGTTTGCGAGTCTTTGGAACTTTGCTCCAGCCCGTCACCCCAAGCCTAGCTGATAAGCTGCTATCCAGGTTGGGGGTCTCTGCCACAGAGAGGGGCCTTGGAGAGCTCTATTTCTTGCCTCGATTCCATGGACATCCCTGCCCTTTtgaagggaggaggctgggatcTGAAACTGGGCTCTTGTTTCCAAGACTGGACCAGTCCAGGGCCTGGCTGCTGAAAGCCCATAGGACCTAGAAACTCATCTTAACTGGCTTGTGGTAAAAAGGCAaatgtgttattttcttattttgcattttcaggAAAGTTAtagtaaatgttttctaaagtgttGCATCAAGTGAGCATGTAAGCGATGTCCCTGTGAAAAGGGGTTTGTAGCTTTTCAGGTGCTTATCTCTACTCTTCAGTTCTCTGTGCCCATTAACCACTGTCCTTTGCACACCAGTGTCTCTAAGATGTCTCCAGGGGAAAGATGGGTAAGAGACAACTTTGCTGATACTATTCCTTCTCATTGTGCCTCCCTCCAAACCACAGTTATGTTATTTGCCCAACTACCTCTCATGGCTTGTTTTTCATTGGCTTGGCCACTGCTGGGCAAATTAGTGAGAGTGGGGGTTGGAGGCCCCCCTACCTCGTCTTTTACAGGGCAGCCCTCCTTTGTTATATATGTTGGGTCCCCTGTTAAAAAGAGATTCTTTTATTAAAACCTTAAAAACCAGTGTCCTAGACTAGAAGATTTTTGCCcatgtttatattttcagttcttaaaACCATGACTCCCTACTTTGTTAGTTAATAGTCTCAATAGTTGTACTGTGTAACATTACATTTCAGCCAGTAGATGGCTCTAGTCTCACATATTTAATTACCTAACATTGAGGTTTCAGAATATTTAGAATAGTTTTCTGCTTTCTAATTTTGCTGaatttaaatttgaagaaaatttttattgccttttttcttttcatgagtgaggaagattgtcgctgagctaacatctgtgccagtcttcctctattttgtatgtgggatgccgcgaCAGTTCTGTGACAGGGATGATGcgtctgtaggtctgtgcctgggagctgCACCTgcaaaacccgggctgccgaagtggagcacgcgaacttaaccactatgccaccgggctggccccagccttttttaaaataagggaaaacTGCAGCCACTACTGTTTTATAGAAAGCAATAAACAAAAGATCAGAATCCTCAGTTTTTTTCAGACTACTGAAAATGGACATTTACTGTATTAAATGTTTAGTATGCTAGTAAGTAAATGTATCAAGTTTGGACAATCTATGATGGATTATAAAGCTCTCTTGGGGTACTTggtatgttaaaaattttaaactttaataacGTTAGATTTACGggtatgatttaaaaaatgtgtaagtaGCCTcaaagggcatttttttttttatatttcttagtcTTAATTTTGTTATCTATGTATATAATTTACCTTACATGATTTCTTTTGGTCTATCAGGGACTATAATGTATAGAAATTGTTGAATAGTAATTATAAGtgttaatatatttactttcaagtatttttttactgattatttcttttgctctttttacttaagttattaaagtttaaaagtttgtAAGTACCTTATTCAGATCTGTTCTGTTGCATTTGTTGAAGGTGATGGTGAAGGGAGGAAATGATCAATGCTCCAGGAATCTCAAACTGGATTTAGGGATCTCTCCAAGGCTCCATAAGAGAACATCACAGAGAAGATGTTAAGGTAGCACTTTATACAATGACTACAACACAGAAAGCCAGTGTTATATCTCATAGGTGATTGAACAGTTAGGCCAAAGTTTAAAATGAGAACTTGCCTTGAACTATCCATTCTAAGCATGGTAGCAAGCAGAGAGGGCTCACTATGAAGGAAACTATTGTGCTAGTTGTTCCCCCAGAGTTATTCTAGGTGCTACTATTCAGCTCAAGTTTCTCTTTATTAATCAGTGTGGTGAGAGATTTCTGGTTGCTTGGAAACACTGCTCAGTAAAGAATGCTTAAAGGCATTCTAAAGGTGGAAGGACTGTTTTCTACAAATGTTCCTTCAGACCCTCCTTATTCTTCATAGTGGAATCCTGGGCTTTCCATATGACATATTCCACTTACCTGCTGGGATTACTTAGGCAGATTACTGGGGCCTAGGATGGAGTATAGTATCTCCTAGGGCTGGATAGAGCAGACTGGTCAAGAGATGGGATGTGTTTACATGCATGAAGGTAAAAAAGACTTGGAAGACCAGTGGGATGATAGCCTCTGCCTTTGAAGTGCCCTTATAGCAGTCTTACAGTTCCTGTCATGAACAGAGAGACCATGTCTTCCACTTGAGTGGTCTTTCTAATGGCCTAGTGTTGGTCAATACACTGGACCTTGGCTTGCTGGGTGTTAATGGAGTTTTGTGCAGGCACTTAACTGGCTACCAGAATATTTTTGGTACTGGAGGGCACAAGGACCTAGGGGAGCCAGAGAGGAAAGGGCATAATTATTACAGAGGACAGGCTATTTTGAATGAAGAAGAGTGGTAAGTTGGATCTGATTTATTCTGTGGTGATATGGAAGGTGAACCAGTTGAATTCTCCCTAGGAGGCAGAATAGGTCAAGTAAATATCCTTTGGGTACGCAGTTGATGTGTTCAATTTGATCCAGCAGTTTAAGAATGGCAAGTGGAGGATAGGTGAAACTTAAAACTGGAGGGCATGTTCTTCCAAGAGAGGGCATCCTAACCACTTCTGGGAGATGATGATAAATTTGTAAACATCTGAGAATCTCCCTACTCCAGAACTGTTAACACCTCTTTGGGCATCTTGTGGATCCCTTGACCAGAAAGGAAGTTTCTCCCAAATACTACCCTTGAGACTCTGAAATATTCCTTTTGGGGTATTCTCAGAGGCACTGCTGCAGGAGGTGACAGAGCACTGGTCAGGTGTTCACGGGATGTCGCACTGAAGTAATAACAAGTGGTCAACTCAGTAGACTACAGTCTTATCTCTGAAGTCATGCAAGAAGTTGTGGGCAATGTATCTGTTAAGTGGCATCACCGTATACCGGAGGGCTGCTCCACGAGTGAACTCATAGATTAGGCTCCTCAGAAGTCAGAAGATCTATGGCTATATGGAGGTCAAGAATAGGCAGTAACAAGAAATAGATACAATCTCTGATTTCATTGAAATCTCAGTTATTCTTGAAGTAGGGCTCACTATTTTTCTTAAGGATTTGTGTGACTCTGTAGGGGCTGAGAAGAGCCTGATGAATTGAATATTAAGTTGATGCCAAAGTACTCAAGAAGGCCTAGGTTGGAACATGGGCCCTGAGACACaggtctagttttttttttttttcctcccacagTTGTACCTGTGATTGGGACATAGCTCTTTAGATCTGGGAAGTTCCCAAACCGAAGTGAAGCCAGGAGTTGGTTGGTTAGGCTGTGTGCCTCCAACTAGGATAATTAAGTAGTTTGGGCAGCAGGTGGCAGTACCAAGCATTCAACAAGAATCCTCCTTGGGCATTATGGTAGGGATAGTTTCCTAGATCTCTTGATTGTCCTACCCCTAGTGAGTATGTAGTTGCAGTGTCGGCCTGCATTACTGTAACCTGGAGTTATGGGGGAGGCCATGCCTCTTGACTAAGACTTGGTCCATAAAGCTGCTGTATGATAATCTATAATTGCCTCCTGGAGGCGATTCCCTTCTATTCATAGTTCTACCAGATAGAAAACAACTGTTCTTATTGGTGAGGTCTGGGGTACTGTAAACCTTGGTGGGTCCTTGCCCTCATCTTTTGCTAAAATGAATAATATCAGTGGTCCTAAAAGGGTGTAGACATGGTGACAGCCATGTGTCTACTTTTGCGGCAGAGGTTTACTAGTTCGGAGAGCTTGGGGGAGAACTAGGGCACAGGTTGGGGTAACCAAGAGCACAGGTGAGGGGGATCAGTTCTAGAAGAAAGCCTTTGAGTCCCCTGGAAAACTAAGACAGCATGAAATATGTTATTTCAGCACAACACAGCTGGCCGGGCCCCTTCCTCTTGCAGGAGCTTTGGATAGGTTTGGTTGATGAAAATCAGTAGGAACACACCAGACCTGGAGGTTAATCTGGAAGGGCCAGAACAGTAACAACCAAATTAATTAAGGTTAATTAGTGGGGATTTTAACCTTTCAAGAAGAGTGTCTTACTCTTTTTTAAGACAGGTTAAGAGAAGCCCAGCCTAAGCTGCTTTCCTCTATCACCAAGAACTACGTTGAGTTGAGGGGAGGGACTAATCATTTTAAAGGTGTTGGCTGCTTCTTAGTTTTAAGGTAGTCCTGGGTTGCCTAGTATACATCCTCTGAATTAAGGGAGCGATCTAACAGGGAATAGTTGACCATATTTACAATACTCTGCTTAAGGTTATGTCACAATGATCAGTTTCTACTTATATTTTCATGATGAGGAAAGGGAATTGGGAAGAGCTACACACAAAGAGGATCTTCCTATGGCCTTGACAACTAGAAATAATAACTCTCTACTGTGCCTCTTCTCATGAATAGCTATTGGGAGGTTCAGCCATACTTGGATCTTCACCGAGGTAAGGCGAGGCTACAGTATAGAAGTTCCATCCTTGGCTGTGAACTGAATTTCACCCCCACTTGGTTTATGACACAGTTTACTCACCACCATGGATTTAAAGTCTACAGCTCCTCACTTAAGAACAGGATAATATGAGATGTCAGAACATTTCAGGAAACCAAGTGTGCCATCTGCAAGAAGGAAATTATAGCTCCAAGGAGAGATAAGCCCTGCCTTCAAGTCATTAAGGATTTTTGGATGAAACATCTGCAGAGGGTGTGGATGACTCACTGGGTAAGCTGGAGGGACAGCTCTaggaataaatggaaaaggaTGATGCCACTTTCTTAGCATATGGTAGGGGAAAATGGTCCTAATGTCACTGTGCTACCACTCCTAAGGCCATGCCTTGTGCGTGTACACCTCATTGGTTGACAGTCACTGGTTTGTGGGATTTCACATGAAGATGAACCTTCAAAACCTAGTTTATGATTGACTGTTATAGACTGGAATCATTGTTCAAATCTCTTAATTCCATACATTGAATAACAGTATAACCACTTACACATTTTTccctgattaaaatatttttaaaagggtaCTAGCTTTTACTTTTGAACACATTAAATAAGATACTTTCAGTAACGTGGCTTCCTTTGAACTAGTTTAGAAGCGTCTATTGGTTAAAAAgctataaatgttaaaaatataaagttaacaAGCATGTTACACATTTTAGGCTAATcagtaaaataatacaaatagaatgtatttcttttaagccagatgaaaagaaatgttagagaaaACTCAGTctgggcccggccccgtggctgagtttgcgcactcctcttcagcagtctagggtttcaccagttcagatcctggcaccctcgtcaggtcatgctgaggtggtgccctacacagcacaaccagaggcactcacaactagaatatacaactaagtactcgGGGTGGGGGGatgctttagggagaagaagaagaagaagaaggaaagaagattggcgacagttgttagctcaggtgccaatctcaaaaaaaaaaaaaaaaaagaaaactcaatccaacagaagacaggaaggagagaaaagagtaaagaaaaatgaaaaatatggtaAAGGAAAACCCTAAGatggcagaaaaaaatacaaatatattagtaattgtaataaaataaaacatgatggGATGAACCTTCTGTCAAAAAGACAAGCAGTGTTCaagcttaaatttaaaaagtcagctaTGTGTAGTTAAAAGGTATATACTTAAACCTAACAAAATAAGACATGAAGAAACACTAGGCGtatattaaccaaaagaaagctggtcgTGTAATATTAATAGTAAACAATCTATATTGAGGGGAAACCATTACTAAAGTGAGacaatataaaaggaataatGCACCAAGTTATAATAATTATGAACTTGTATGCTCTAATGACATAGCCTCAAAATGTAAAAAGCTAAAATTGAAAATGACAAATGTGCAAGTCTGCAAAAAAGTGAAACTGCCATTCATGAGTTCAGAGGAACCATGCAATGAGAAGGTAAATACAATAACTTACACTAGACATTAGCACTGTGGTCTTTGATGCTCACTACCAAGTGTATCATCACTGCTATAAAATTTTATAGCAGGCAAGGTTTTGTGActctaaaattttatctttttctatgcaTGTGCCTGTGAGAATAATATCTTGCTTTTTGCATAGAAATGTCAAAATATACTTGTTCAGTAAATCCTCTCTACAGATTGTTAAAAGGGGAGAATCCCATGGCCATAATTTTGCCAGATTTTCTAATTGTTCAGTAATAAGTGAAGGTGACAGGAGAGAACCAACAGTTCTGTGTTCCTTATTTGTGTTCTCTCATTTACTTTTCCCATCAACTGTATGaagtattattctttttctggttgacaagaaattgaggcacagagattaagtaacttggctAAGATTATACAGCTTGTTAAACAGGAACACCTGGACTCAAACTTGTCTCAATGCCAGAGCCTCAGCACCATCCTTAGCACCAATACCACCATCAATCACTGAGAATATATTGAGGGCATTGTCTTGCGGGGAAGAGGAAGCAGTATAATCAGATCCAAAGACTGAAGATGAAAAGTCTAAATAAGAACTCTAACTCTTCAGTGAAATACATCAATGAGTGTTTCAAGATGAACAATTAATTCCTGACAGCTAGATTATGGAAACAGATGAGTGCCAAaatagaaactgagaaaaaatacttAACCTATCTCATGAAATATATTTCTCTCTTACTTTcaatactttcttttatttcctaagcCTGCTTATGTGTGCTggtataaattattaaaaattttaataattatatagtctctatttttctttttccttaagactattttatttcttattttcagaaCAGTGTTCCAAATTCTTTAATCCAACAGTACTCCTCTAAGTGAAAGTACGTTGTCATAAATTCATGAATCtaagtattttgaaataagattttgctttaaatacacatttatctCTAAACATGAAAGCATATCAATAAtcaaaagttttatttcagttaacTATTATTGTAACAAAGCCAGAGAATTTTATTAGAGGTCACAAACACTGAAACTCTTTCATTTCATACATACAGTTTAAATACAGGTGAACTTATTAAAAGACTCATCTGTTTTAACAGTTTAAGTTCTAtgaatttattgaacatttattacGGTATTCTTATGACATCTTTCCTAACAAGCCTGCAGAAACCAGATTAGATGCCCCTTGACTCCAGTTATTACCAAAGCAAATACCACCCCGTTAGCTAAAATCCTACATACTGGATAATTC
It encodes the following:
- the LOC124237866 gene encoding methionine--tRNA ligase, mitochondrial translates to MLRISLLRLLGRTGLSRGLCLQDSRLRHYSSCPLGARDDAQDARAYFTTPIFYVNAAPHIGHLYSALLADALCRYRRLRVPSAAATRFSTGTDEHGLKIQQAAATAGLAPAELCDQVSAQFQQLFREASISSTDFIRTTEARHRVAVQHFWGVLKARGLLYKGLYEGWYCASDECFLPEAKVTRQPGPSGDLCPVSLESGHPVSWTKEENYIFRLSQFREPLQRWLRGDPRAITPEPFHHAVLQWLEEELPDLSVSRRSSHLHWGIPVPGDDSQTIYVWLDALVNYLTVIGYPNAEFKSWWPTTSHIIGKDILKFHAIYWPALLLGAGMSPPHRIYVHSHWTVCGQKMSKSLGNVVDPRSCLDRYTVDGFRYFLLRQGVPHWDCDYYDEKVVKLLDSELADALGGLLNRCTAKRINPSGTYPAFCTTCFPSEPGLVGPSVRAQAEDYALVSAVATLPKQVADHYDNFQIYKALEAVSSCVRQTNGFVQRHAPWKLNWQSPVDAPWLGTVLHVALECLRVFGTLLQPVTPSLADKLLSRLGVSATERGLGELYFLPRFHGHPCPFEGRRLGSETGLLFPRLDQSRAWLLKAHRT